In the genome of Monodelphis domestica isolate mMonDom1 chromosome 2, mMonDom1.pri, whole genome shotgun sequence, one region contains:
- the ITGB2 gene encoding integrin beta-2 isoform X3 has protein sequence MLYRSFLGLALTAVLLGLPLLPPGLSQECPKYKVNTCQECIKSGPGCAWCKTLNFAERGEPDSIRCDTSQQLRQRGCPEGDIVNPRSVVRPMADPSGTKTSQLTPQNIQLRLRPGQTAAFNLTFKRAKGYPIDLYYLMDLSYSMYDDLINVKKLGGDLLRALNEITESGRIGFGSFVDKTVLPFVNTHPEKLKHPCPTKDTQCQPPFAFRHVLRLTNNSNQFQSEVGKQLISGNLDAPEGGLDAMMQVAVCQEEIGWHNVTRLLVYATDDGFHFAGDGKLGAILTPNDGRCHLRNSLYEDSNKFDYPSVGQLAQKLAENNIQPIFAVTKKMVPTYEKLTEIIPKSAVGELSEDSSNVVQLIKNAYNKLSSRVFVDHSIIPDTLKVTYDSFCSNGQSSVDQPRGDCDGVQIGTPITFQVKVTATECVKEDSFTIRPLGFTDMVNVQVLPLCECQCEGEKLNRKHCDDKGFVECGICRCDPGHIGKTCECQTQGKSSQELEGSCRKDNGSVLCSGLGDCVCGLCTCHISDHPNKQIYGKFCECDNINCERYEGQVCGGADRGRCDCGKCLCLPGFEGTACQCQKSTEGCLNIRKVECSGRGRCECNVCKCDPGYQRPLCEECPGCPSPCNRYISCAECLKFQTGPFAKNCSAACPGTTLSPTPLRGKPCKERGSAGCWLTYTMKQVDGREQYHIYVDEEQECVAGPNIAAIVGGTVVGVVLIGVLLLAVWKVLTHFSDLREYKRFEKEKLKSQWNNDNPLFKSATTTIMNPKFAEN, from the exons ATGCTTTACCGCAGCTTCCTGGGCCTGGCCCTGACCGCGGTCCTGCTGGGGCTGCCCCTTCTGCCGCCAG GCCTTTCCCAGGAATGTCCCAAGTACAAGGTCAACACCTGCCAGGAGTGCATCAAGTCAGGCCCCGGCTGTGCCTGGTGTAAGACTCTG AATTTCGCCGAGAGAGGGGAGCCGGATTCCATCCGCTGTGACACCAGTCAGCAGCTCCGGCAGCGTGGCTGCCCAGAAGGCGACATCGTGAATCCCCGCAGCGTGGTCAGGCCGATGGCGGATCCCTCTGGCACCAAGACATCCCAGCTGACGCCTCAGAACATCCAGCTCCGTCTGCGGCCAG GTCAGACAGCAGCATTCAACCTCACCTTCAAGCGAGCCAAGGGCTACCCCATCGACCTCTACTACCTCATGGACCTGTCCTACTCCATGTACGATGACCTGATCAATGTGAAGAAGCTGGGGGGCGACCTGCTGAGGGCCCTGAATGAGATCACCGAGTCTGGCCGCATAG GGTTTGGCTCGTTCGTGGACAAGACGGTGCTACCCTTCGTCAATACCCACCCCGAGAAGCTGAAGCACCCGTGCCCGACCAAGGACACCCAGTGCCAGCCCCCCTTCGCCTTCCGGCACGTGCTCAGGCTCACCAACAACTCGAACCAGTTCCAGAGTGAGGTCGGGAAGCAGCTCATCTCTGGGAACCTGGATGCCCCGGAAGGGGGGCTGGACGCCATGATGCAGGTGGCCGTGTGCCAG GAGGAGATCGGCTGGCACAACGTGACTCGCCTGCTGGTGTACGCCACCGACGATGGCTTCCACTTTGCCGGAGACGGGAAGCTCGGGGCCATCCTCACCCCGAACGACGGCCGCTGCCACCTGAGAAACAGCCTCTACGAGGACAGCAACAAGTTC GACTACCCCTCTGTGGGGCAGCTGGCCCAGAAACTGGCAGAGAACAACATTCAGCCCATCTTTGCTGTGACCAAAAAAATGGTCCCGACGTATGAA AAACTCACGGAGATCATTCCCAAGTCAGCTGTCGGGGAGCTGTCCGAGGACTCCAGCAACGTGGTCCAGCTCATCAAGAATGCTTACAAT AAACTGTCCTCGAGGGTCTTTGTGGACCACAGCATCATCCCGGATACCCTGAAGGTCACCTACGACTCCTTCTGCAGCAATGGCCAGTCGAGTGTGGACCAGCCCAGAGGAGACTGTGATGGTGTCCAGATCGGCACGCCG atCACCTTCCAGGTGAAAGTGACTGCTACTGAGTGTGTCAAAGAGGATTCCTTCACCATCCGGCCCCTGGGCTTCACTGACATGGTCAACGTCCAGGTTCTGCCCCTCTGTGAGTGCCAGTGTGAGGGTGAGAAGCTCAACAGGAAGCACTGTGATGACAAGGGCTTCGTGGAGTGTGGCATCTGCAG gtGTGACCCGGGCCACATCGGCAAGACGTGCGAGTGCCAGACCCAGGGCAAGAGCAGCCAGGAGCTGGAGGGCAGCTGCCGGAAGGACAACGGCTCGGTCCTGTGCTCCGGCCTGGGGGACTGCGTGTGCGGCCTGTGCACCTGCCACATCAGCGACCACCCCAACAAGCAGATCTACGGGAAGTTCTGCGAGTGTGACAACATCAACTGCGAGCGCTACGAGGGCCAGGTCTGCGGGGGCGCag ATCGAGGCCGCTGCGACTGCGGCAAATGCCTCTGCTTGCCGGGCTTCGAAGGGACGGCGTGCCAGTGCCAGAAGTCCACCGAGGGCTGCCTGAACATCCGCAAAGTCGAGTGCAGCGGCCGTGGGCGCTGCGAGTGCAACGTGTGCAAGTGCGACCCCGGCTACCAGCGCCCGCTGTGCGAGGAGTGCCCGGGCTGCCCGTCCCCCTGCAACCGATACAT CTCCTGCGCCGAGTGCCTCAAGTTCCAGACGGGACCCTTCGCCAAGAACTGCAGCGCGGCGTGTCCCGGCACGACCCTGTCCCCGACGCCCCTCCGCGGCAAGCCCTGTAAGGAGCGCGGCTCGGCCGGCTGCTGGCTGACCTACACCATGAAGCAAGTGGACGGGCGCGAGCAGTACCACATCTACGTGGACGAGGAGCAAG AATGCGTGGCGGGACCCAACATCGCCGCCATCGTCGGGGGCACCGTGGTCGGCGTCGTGCTCATCGGGGTGCTGCTGCTGGCCGTCTGGAAGGTCCTGACGCACTTCAGCGACCTGCGCGAGTACAAGCGCTTCGAGAAGGAGAAGCTCAAATCCCAGTGGAACAAC GACAACCCCCTTTTCAAGAGTGCGACGACGACTATCATGAATCCCAAGTTTGCCGAGAACTAG
- the ITGB2 gene encoding integrin beta-2 isoform X2, with protein sequence MRQNWQDGQETLHQKKAVELRRVGEDFQSPAGFQGTFEVGQTMLYRSFLGLALTAVLLGLPLLPPGLSQECPKYKVNTCQECIKSGPGCAWCKTLNFAERGEPDSIRCDTSQQLRQRGCPEGDIVNPRSVVRPMADPSGTKTSQLTPQNIQLRLRPGQTAAFNLTFKRAKGYPIDLYYLMDLSYSMYDDLINVKKLGGDLLRALNEITESGRIGFGSFVDKTVLPFVNTHPEKLKHPCPTKDTQCQPPFAFRHVLRLTNNSNQFQSEVGKQLISGNLDAPEGGLDAMMQVAVCQEEIGWHNVTRLLVYATDDGFHFAGDGKLGAILTPNDGRCHLRNSLYEDSNKFDYPSVGQLAQKLAENNIQPIFAVTKKMVPTYEKLTEIIPKSAVGELSEDSSNVVQLIKNAYNKLSSRVFVDHSIIPDTLKVTYDSFCSNGQSSVDQPRGDCDGVQIGTPITFQVKVTATECVKEDSFTIRPLGFTDMVNVQVLPLCECQCEGEKLNRKHCDDKGFVECGICRCDPGHIGKTCECQTQGKSSQELEGSCRKDNGSVLCSGLGDCVCGLCTCHISDHPNKQIYGKFCECDNINCERYEGQVCGGADRGRCDCGKCLCLPGFEGTACQCQKSTEGCLNIRKVECSGRGRCECNVCKCDPGYQRPLCEECPGCPSPCNRYISCAECLKFQTGPFAKNCSAACPGTTLSPTPLRGKPCKERGSAGCWLTYTMKQVDGREQYHIYVDEEQECVAGPNIAAIVGGTVVGVVLIGVLLLAVWKVLTHFSDLREYKRFEKEKLKSQWNNDNPLFKSATTTIMNPKFAEN encoded by the exons ACGATGCTTTACCGCAGCTTCCTGGGCCTGGCCCTGACCGCGGTCCTGCTGGGGCTGCCCCTTCTGCCGCCAG GCCTTTCCCAGGAATGTCCCAAGTACAAGGTCAACACCTGCCAGGAGTGCATCAAGTCAGGCCCCGGCTGTGCCTGGTGTAAGACTCTG AATTTCGCCGAGAGAGGGGAGCCGGATTCCATCCGCTGTGACACCAGTCAGCAGCTCCGGCAGCGTGGCTGCCCAGAAGGCGACATCGTGAATCCCCGCAGCGTGGTCAGGCCGATGGCGGATCCCTCTGGCACCAAGACATCCCAGCTGACGCCTCAGAACATCCAGCTCCGTCTGCGGCCAG GTCAGACAGCAGCATTCAACCTCACCTTCAAGCGAGCCAAGGGCTACCCCATCGACCTCTACTACCTCATGGACCTGTCCTACTCCATGTACGATGACCTGATCAATGTGAAGAAGCTGGGGGGCGACCTGCTGAGGGCCCTGAATGAGATCACCGAGTCTGGCCGCATAG GGTTTGGCTCGTTCGTGGACAAGACGGTGCTACCCTTCGTCAATACCCACCCCGAGAAGCTGAAGCACCCGTGCCCGACCAAGGACACCCAGTGCCAGCCCCCCTTCGCCTTCCGGCACGTGCTCAGGCTCACCAACAACTCGAACCAGTTCCAGAGTGAGGTCGGGAAGCAGCTCATCTCTGGGAACCTGGATGCCCCGGAAGGGGGGCTGGACGCCATGATGCAGGTGGCCGTGTGCCAG GAGGAGATCGGCTGGCACAACGTGACTCGCCTGCTGGTGTACGCCACCGACGATGGCTTCCACTTTGCCGGAGACGGGAAGCTCGGGGCCATCCTCACCCCGAACGACGGCCGCTGCCACCTGAGAAACAGCCTCTACGAGGACAGCAACAAGTTC GACTACCCCTCTGTGGGGCAGCTGGCCCAGAAACTGGCAGAGAACAACATTCAGCCCATCTTTGCTGTGACCAAAAAAATGGTCCCGACGTATGAA AAACTCACGGAGATCATTCCCAAGTCAGCTGTCGGGGAGCTGTCCGAGGACTCCAGCAACGTGGTCCAGCTCATCAAGAATGCTTACAAT AAACTGTCCTCGAGGGTCTTTGTGGACCACAGCATCATCCCGGATACCCTGAAGGTCACCTACGACTCCTTCTGCAGCAATGGCCAGTCGAGTGTGGACCAGCCCAGAGGAGACTGTGATGGTGTCCAGATCGGCACGCCG atCACCTTCCAGGTGAAAGTGACTGCTACTGAGTGTGTCAAAGAGGATTCCTTCACCATCCGGCCCCTGGGCTTCACTGACATGGTCAACGTCCAGGTTCTGCCCCTCTGTGAGTGCCAGTGTGAGGGTGAGAAGCTCAACAGGAAGCACTGTGATGACAAGGGCTTCGTGGAGTGTGGCATCTGCAG gtGTGACCCGGGCCACATCGGCAAGACGTGCGAGTGCCAGACCCAGGGCAAGAGCAGCCAGGAGCTGGAGGGCAGCTGCCGGAAGGACAACGGCTCGGTCCTGTGCTCCGGCCTGGGGGACTGCGTGTGCGGCCTGTGCACCTGCCACATCAGCGACCACCCCAACAAGCAGATCTACGGGAAGTTCTGCGAGTGTGACAACATCAACTGCGAGCGCTACGAGGGCCAGGTCTGCGGGGGCGCag ATCGAGGCCGCTGCGACTGCGGCAAATGCCTCTGCTTGCCGGGCTTCGAAGGGACGGCGTGCCAGTGCCAGAAGTCCACCGAGGGCTGCCTGAACATCCGCAAAGTCGAGTGCAGCGGCCGTGGGCGCTGCGAGTGCAACGTGTGCAAGTGCGACCCCGGCTACCAGCGCCCGCTGTGCGAGGAGTGCCCGGGCTGCCCGTCCCCCTGCAACCGATACAT CTCCTGCGCCGAGTGCCTCAAGTTCCAGACGGGACCCTTCGCCAAGAACTGCAGCGCGGCGTGTCCCGGCACGACCCTGTCCCCGACGCCCCTCCGCGGCAAGCCCTGTAAGGAGCGCGGCTCGGCCGGCTGCTGGCTGACCTACACCATGAAGCAAGTGGACGGGCGCGAGCAGTACCACATCTACGTGGACGAGGAGCAAG AATGCGTGGCGGGACCCAACATCGCCGCCATCGTCGGGGGCACCGTGGTCGGCGTCGTGCTCATCGGGGTGCTGCTGCTGGCCGTCTGGAAGGTCCTGACGCACTTCAGCGACCTGCGCGAGTACAAGCGCTTCGAGAAGGAGAAGCTCAAATCCCAGTGGAACAAC GACAACCCCCTTTTCAAGAGTGCGACGACGACTATCATGAATCCCAAGTTTGCCGAGAACTAG
- the ITGB2 gene encoding integrin beta-2 isoform X4 produces MADPSGTKTSQLTPQNIQLRLRPGQTAAFNLTFKRAKGYPIDLYYLMDLSYSMYDDLINVKKLGGDLLRALNEITESGRIGFGSFVDKTVLPFVNTHPEKLKHPCPTKDTQCQPPFAFRHVLRLTNNSNQFQSEVGKQLISGNLDAPEGGLDAMMQVAVCQEEIGWHNVTRLLVYATDDGFHFAGDGKLGAILTPNDGRCHLRNSLYEDSNKFDYPSVGQLAQKLAENNIQPIFAVTKKMVPTYEKLTEIIPKSAVGELSEDSSNVVQLIKNAYNKLSSRVFVDHSIIPDTLKVTYDSFCSNGQSSVDQPRGDCDGVQIGTPITFQVKVTATECVKEDSFTIRPLGFTDMVNVQVLPLCECQCEGEKLNRKHCDDKGFVECGICRCDPGHIGKTCECQTQGKSSQELEGSCRKDNGSVLCSGLGDCVCGLCTCHISDHPNKQIYGKFCECDNINCERYEGQVCGGADRGRCDCGKCLCLPGFEGTACQCQKSTEGCLNIRKVECSGRGRCECNVCKCDPGYQRPLCEECPGCPSPCNRYISCAECLKFQTGPFAKNCSAACPGTTLSPTPLRGKPCKERGSAGCWLTYTMKQVDGREQYHIYVDEEQECVAGPNIAAIVGGTVVGVVLIGVLLLAVWKVLTHFSDLREYKRFEKEKLKSQWNNDNPLFKSATTTIMNPKFAEN; encoded by the exons ATGGCGGATCCCTCTGGCACCAAGACATCCCAGCTGACGCCTCAGAACATCCAGCTCCGTCTGCGGCCAG GTCAGACAGCAGCATTCAACCTCACCTTCAAGCGAGCCAAGGGCTACCCCATCGACCTCTACTACCTCATGGACCTGTCCTACTCCATGTACGATGACCTGATCAATGTGAAGAAGCTGGGGGGCGACCTGCTGAGGGCCCTGAATGAGATCACCGAGTCTGGCCGCATAG GGTTTGGCTCGTTCGTGGACAAGACGGTGCTACCCTTCGTCAATACCCACCCCGAGAAGCTGAAGCACCCGTGCCCGACCAAGGACACCCAGTGCCAGCCCCCCTTCGCCTTCCGGCACGTGCTCAGGCTCACCAACAACTCGAACCAGTTCCAGAGTGAGGTCGGGAAGCAGCTCATCTCTGGGAACCTGGATGCCCCGGAAGGGGGGCTGGACGCCATGATGCAGGTGGCCGTGTGCCAG GAGGAGATCGGCTGGCACAACGTGACTCGCCTGCTGGTGTACGCCACCGACGATGGCTTCCACTTTGCCGGAGACGGGAAGCTCGGGGCCATCCTCACCCCGAACGACGGCCGCTGCCACCTGAGAAACAGCCTCTACGAGGACAGCAACAAGTTC GACTACCCCTCTGTGGGGCAGCTGGCCCAGAAACTGGCAGAGAACAACATTCAGCCCATCTTTGCTGTGACCAAAAAAATGGTCCCGACGTATGAA AAACTCACGGAGATCATTCCCAAGTCAGCTGTCGGGGAGCTGTCCGAGGACTCCAGCAACGTGGTCCAGCTCATCAAGAATGCTTACAAT AAACTGTCCTCGAGGGTCTTTGTGGACCACAGCATCATCCCGGATACCCTGAAGGTCACCTACGACTCCTTCTGCAGCAATGGCCAGTCGAGTGTGGACCAGCCCAGAGGAGACTGTGATGGTGTCCAGATCGGCACGCCG atCACCTTCCAGGTGAAAGTGACTGCTACTGAGTGTGTCAAAGAGGATTCCTTCACCATCCGGCCCCTGGGCTTCACTGACATGGTCAACGTCCAGGTTCTGCCCCTCTGTGAGTGCCAGTGTGAGGGTGAGAAGCTCAACAGGAAGCACTGTGATGACAAGGGCTTCGTGGAGTGTGGCATCTGCAG gtGTGACCCGGGCCACATCGGCAAGACGTGCGAGTGCCAGACCCAGGGCAAGAGCAGCCAGGAGCTGGAGGGCAGCTGCCGGAAGGACAACGGCTCGGTCCTGTGCTCCGGCCTGGGGGACTGCGTGTGCGGCCTGTGCACCTGCCACATCAGCGACCACCCCAACAAGCAGATCTACGGGAAGTTCTGCGAGTGTGACAACATCAACTGCGAGCGCTACGAGGGCCAGGTCTGCGGGGGCGCag ATCGAGGCCGCTGCGACTGCGGCAAATGCCTCTGCTTGCCGGGCTTCGAAGGGACGGCGTGCCAGTGCCAGAAGTCCACCGAGGGCTGCCTGAACATCCGCAAAGTCGAGTGCAGCGGCCGTGGGCGCTGCGAGTGCAACGTGTGCAAGTGCGACCCCGGCTACCAGCGCCCGCTGTGCGAGGAGTGCCCGGGCTGCCCGTCCCCCTGCAACCGATACAT CTCCTGCGCCGAGTGCCTCAAGTTCCAGACGGGACCCTTCGCCAAGAACTGCAGCGCGGCGTGTCCCGGCACGACCCTGTCCCCGACGCCCCTCCGCGGCAAGCCCTGTAAGGAGCGCGGCTCGGCCGGCTGCTGGCTGACCTACACCATGAAGCAAGTGGACGGGCGCGAGCAGTACCACATCTACGTGGACGAGGAGCAAG AATGCGTGGCGGGACCCAACATCGCCGCCATCGTCGGGGGCACCGTGGTCGGCGTCGTGCTCATCGGGGTGCTGCTGCTGGCCGTCTGGAAGGTCCTGACGCACTTCAGCGACCTGCGCGAGTACAAGCGCTTCGAGAAGGAGAAGCTCAAATCCCAGTGGAACAAC GACAACCCCCTTTTCAAGAGTGCGACGACGACTATCATGAATCCCAAGTTTGCCGAGAACTAG